The proteins below are encoded in one region of Oreochromis niloticus isolate F11D_XX linkage group LG6, O_niloticus_UMD_NMBU, whole genome shotgun sequence:
- the grap2b gene encoding GRB2-related adapter protein 2b — MEATAKFDFEANAEDDLSFKRGDCLKILQTSGNWYRAEHNGAMGFVPKNYIDIHIPSWYQENTSRSDAQEILMSQPVGAFLIRSSRKPAPGDFSISVRHPADVQHFRVMRDSRGQYYLWSEKFPSLNQLVEYYKKKSISKQSLLLLKETQKEERGDSDKLLPPLPIFPRSDRAPSPAPRQRKTSHTTQVRALYDFKAEEADELEFSAGDIIEVLEVSDQTWWKGQLRGKKGLFPSNYTKPI, encoded by the exons ATGGAAGCTACGGCCAAGTTTGACTTTGAAGCTAATGCGGAGGATGACCTGAGCTTCAAAAGAGGAGACTGCTTGAAA ATTCTGCAAACTTCTGGGAACTGGTACAGAGCAGAACACAACGGAGCTATGGGTTTTGTCCCAAAAAACTATATCGACATTCACATCCCCAG CTGGTATCAGGAAAACACCAGTCGCAGTGACGCCCAGGAGATACTGATGTCACAGCCCGTGGGGGCTTTTCTCATACGAAGCAGCCGAAAACCAGCTCCAGGCGACTTCTCCATCTCTGTCAG ACATCCAGCAGATGTTCAGCACTTCAGGGTGATGCGTGACAGCAGGGGGCAGTACTACCTGTGGTCAGAAAAGTTTCCCTCACTCAACCAGCTGGTGGAatactataaaaaaaaatccatctccAAACAGAGTCTACTATTGCTGaaagagacacaaaaagag GAAAGAGGAGACTCAGATAAGCTTCTACCTCCTCTTCCTATTTTTCCACGTTCTGACCGCGCGCCTTCTCCAGCACCACGACAG CGCAAAACCTCCCACACAACACAGGTCAGAGCCCTGTACGACTTCAAGGCAGAAGAGGCGGACGAGCTGGAGTTCAGTGCAGGGGATATCATTGAGGTTTTGGAGGTGTCTGACCAGACTTGGTGGAAAGGTCAGCTAAGGGGCAAAAAAGGCCTTTTCCCCTCCAACTACACCAAACCCATCTGA